The DNA region ATACAGTTCACAGCAAAATATAGCCTGTaaatacaggaaaaaataaaaatattcaatctcACTAATAATTaatgacataaaaattaaaacaacaaaagttTTACCAATCACATTGACAAGTGTCTTTAAAGTTTGTTCTTACTCAGTGCTGGCAAGGGTGTGGGCAAATAGCTAGGCATGTAAACTGCCACAGTCTGTTTGGAGGTCAATGTCAATCACATCAtctaaaaaaatttgtttttaaagaagaatgaatACTTTGCAGCAAGCCCATTTCCAGGACTTTGTTTTGCAGATACGCTCCCCAGGAGAGCAAAGCCTGAAAGTCATCATTAGGCAGGTGGAGAATTATGGCATGTCCTTGTACTGGAATATTCTGCAACTAAGAATTGAGGCAGTCCCCATGTACTGGCTTAGGATTCTAGGGATCTCcaagaaatgtataaataaaaataaggcatCTGAAATGTGATTTGATTTCTGTCTACAACTCTTTTCTCCCCAACCCACAAGCTTGGGGACTAGATGGAACAAAGCCTCCGTGTTGCCCTCTCCATCCCAGCCCGCCGCTTTGATGGGGATTCCCTTACACAGATGCCATCACTCCTGCTGGTGAGGCCAGCCCACATGTGACCTCCCCATTCACTGGGGAAGCAGGGTCCCATTGAGATGTGTGCACACACTACGCAACTAATCACTTTGCATCCCCCCAAGGCAATACTCTCTAGAAATGCTTTCAGTTGCTCCATGTGTGGTGGTGGAACCAAAAAGGCAGACCACTGCTAGTACAGccagcctctcccttcctgtccccaGCAATTCTGCTCTGGCCCCAACCCTTGGCCCCACTCGGCAGACTCAGCCAGGCATGGACCTGAGTGCATCAATACTGAGTTTAatagtgtccccccaaattcatgccAATTCCACATctctgaatgtgaccttatttgaaaataggatctttgcagaaGGAATTAATTAGATTAAGATGAGGTCcccctggattagggtgggccccaATCCAATGACTAGTATCTTTCTAATAAGAGAcaacagagacacagacacacacacatgaggaAGGCCACGTGAAGACCGAGGCAGAGTTTGGAGCCATGCTAGCAAAAACCAAGGAATGCctgagccaccagaagctgggagagagacATGGAGAGGACTACACCTTGCTGtttagacttctagcctccagagctgtgagaaaagaAAGGTCTGCTGTTTTAAGCTCCAAGTTTGCAGCAGTTTGTCACAGCAGTCCTAGACACCAATAGAGCGTCTTCTTAGGAAAGCCGTCTCAAGCCCAGGGCCTTGGCTACCACTGGGGCAGGCTGCTTAGAGGTCCTACCAGTACCCTACTCAGTTTTTCAAAAAGTTTCTTCCAATCAGATGTGTTCTGGTAAACACAGTTCTCAACTTCTTGTTATATCCCCTCCACCCTGGAAGTTTCAGTGTCCTTAGCTCCCAGGGTGGCTGCCCGACTGAATCTCTTTTCTGGGAAGCGCAGATTAGATCTGCCGGAGCACGAGCAGGCACATGGTGGTCACACACTCCCTGTGGATTATGAGAACCTAATGGGTGCCAAAGCTCCCAGCTCTGACTCAAACACACCCTCGGCTTGCCTCATTAACCACAGTAGCTAGCCACCACCATCAGACTGGATCTAGCTGGTCTAAGGGCCTGCCCAGCTAACCTCCTTCTGAAGGCTCTCAGATGAAGAGGCCAGATCAGGGAGGGGCCTGGTGCTCCTCCCAAGGCAGTGGCTGACACTGGGGCAGGATATGAGGCCACTCACTGGGTCCTTATTCTCCTGGTCTGTCCTGGTCTCCCTGATGTCCCCATTGTAGGCTGAGGTCCGCTGATCCTCGGCTGCACTCCGCTGCTGCCACAGGATGGCCTCGCCCTCATACTCCTTCCTGTACAGGTTCGTCCTGTCCGACAGGCTGGCTCGACGCACCACCTTcctgaagggagagagggggtgcTGGAGGCTGTATCCGAGGCACCACAGGCAGGAGAGGCATGGGGACCCCTGGCTGCCTGGCCCCTGACTCACCCACGGCTGCCTGTGCTGGACGTTCTCCGGCTCAAGGACGACTTGTGCCTCAGCTGTGACTTCATGATCACATCGTGCTTGTGTTTTAGCTCCAGCAACAGGACCTTGAACTCCTCTTCCTCACACAGGTCTGAAAGAGCAGAGGCGTctgttgtgggaggcagcctgtGGCCCCTGGGAGCCCTCCAGTCCAGAGGAGCTGCCCTCCCAACCGAATGAAAACTCCCAGCATCCTTTGGGGCATgcagggaggaaagaaaacaacGCCACCCTTATTTCCTGGGCTACAACCCAATCCTTAAGAGAAGACTACGAACGGGAAACCCAGGTTCCATACACAGTCACAACTCCTGAGGTTCCCAGCTATGACTGAAGGAATCATACACCTTTGATAGTTTCCACTAGGCCTTATCAGCTCTCCACTGACACAAGAAGTATCAATAGAAACAAGCAGGTACCATGTAGCCCAAGCAAGAAGTTATGCAAAGAAGCTGAAATCATATATCCCCACCACCTAATTCTTTCACTCATCTATTTACCTTTTCAATGTCCCAGTCATCCATCCATAGGTTTGTCCTCTATCTATCCATCCtcttatccatccatctatattTCCTACTTCATCCATACATTCATCCACTTTGCCATacatttatctatccatccatccatccatccatctctctgTCCATTTATCCATTAATCTATCATCCATGACTTTATTAATTCATCCATCCACACACCAATCCAGCATCCGTCCAACCATATAGTCACCCATTTATCACTCTACCTATCAAAAAGTTGATGAGAGCCTATATGTGTACCAGGTGTTGTGCTGGCCTTACCTATTGGCATTTCATCCATGGATGTCCTAGCACTGAGACTGGCCCCATGGGACACCAAGAGCTCTGCCATCTGCATCTGAAACGCAGGAAGAAGCCCATGTtcccactgcccagggcccaaaAAGCCTAGGAGGTGGAAAGAGTGCCCAAGGCCTCTTGGGATGTGACCCAAAGAATGGTGGGGCAAAGTTGACTCCCAGGGAAGGCTTTGAACCCTGGGGCCAGGAATCCTGGGGGTGCAATGGACTGACACCACCTGCAATATGCCTGGACCAAGGAACAGAAGAAAGCGAAGTCAGCTGTAACTCTAGAGTTGCCGGGTATCTAGGGAGGGACTGCAAAAACTGCAATCAGGGTTTTATATCTGGGAAACAAATGGAGAACCCACTCAAAGCAGAAATGCTGGAGTTTTCTAATTTGGCAAATTTAATCATCAAcccactagtagccctgcacacgaatccgtgcacgagtagctcgctgccgcttgcctcagctggacAGCCGACCCACCACCCACCGCTGCTCGTAGCTCTCTGCCCATTGCCCTGCCCTCAGTAGCTCTCCGgccgcttgtagctcactgccccgccctcctggtgATCAGTCGTTATGCCTCACAGCATaatgaccattagcatattagctctttattatataggattagactaCAGCTTGTCAAATGCTTTTGCAAACTCCCTAGGTCTTTTCATATCCCATACACCAGCTGTAGTCAACACCTTAAGCAGGTCGTGTATTCTTTTGAACCAACTGCTAGATCAAGGACAGCAGGCTGATCCTATGCTGGCCTTGCTCACAGCCCTTCGGTGTATACTACCTGTCCCCAGAAGGCAGCCGCATGCAGGGGCTCCCAGCCATCCCAGTCCTTCACATCCACGCGCACTCCATGGTCCAGGAGAAGCTCAGCTGCTCGTAGGTATCCATTGGCGCCAGCTATGTGCAGctgaaggagaggaaagaagtgaGCATTTCCTAAGGGGGGCAGTCCCACATTTGGAGGTGGAATAGCCCtctccctaacccagtggtcggcaaactgcggctctgttgactaatgagtttgccgaccactgccctaacccaaGTCTAAGATCATTCTTGGGGCCAGGAGAATGGAACAGAATGAGGTAGAAATATCAGCCACATTGCAGAGAATGATTACAGCTGCAATATGGACCTGGAAGGTAAGGCAGAGAGGTGAGCTCTTCTCCCCTGTGGTTGGTTTTAGAGTGCCTGTGGTTAAGGCAACAGTGTTTACTGAGTCCCTACTACATGCTGAGCCCTGTAGAAGAGGTCTCAGGGGTCTAATACGGTGGTTTTAAAATAAGCTTACAAATTCTCTGACACATCTCccaaagcaggggtggggaacctttttttctgccaagggacatttggatatttataatatcattcaagGGCATtacaaaattatcaccttaaaaattagcctgctgtatttggttaaacatttaattaactcacccctaatgccttggcaggcccagaccaaattatttcGTGGGCCTTACATGTCCcatgggctggacattccccacccctgctaaagGATGGAGCTTAATTTCTCTCCCCTTGAATGTAGACCAGATTGAGTGACTCGCTTCTAACAAATAGGATCTTGTGAAGGGGCAGTGTGTGATTTCCAAGACTAGGTCATAAAAGACATTACTGTTTCTACCTTATACTCTCTTGGATCAATCACTCTAGAGGAGGCAGCCATCATGTTGTGAGGACACTCAAGTAGCCCTAAAGAGAAGTCCCTAGGaggtgagaaactgaggcctccgGCCAGGAGCCAGCACTAACTTGCCAGCCACCTTAGGAGTGGATCTTCCAGCCCCATTCAAACCTTCAGATGACAGCAGCCCTGGCCGACAACTTCACTGCAGCCTCATAAAAGACCCCAAGCCAGAGCCACACAGCCAAACTGTTCCCAATTCCCTGACCCACCAAAACTATGTGAGATGATAAATATATCATGTTGTTTTAAGATGCTGACTTTGGGGTAGTTTGTTACATAGCCATAGTAACCAATACATCCAATAAGGGAAAGCCTCATGCTAAGGCCCCAGCTCTTCTACCCGGCACCATTCAAAGCCTCCGATGGTGGACGCCACCTTAGTTGCCCCTTTTGTTCAATCTCCAAGAAAACACATAAACTACTTAGCACATGATGAACACACAGGAAGTGATTAACATTCTTAGGGAGCCCTGAGTGATCACAAAGCACACCATGGGAATGGATGAAGGACCGAGAAGATGAGGCAGAGAGAAACCAACTTCCCAGCCAATTAGGGCAAAAGGAAGCCAGCAGAAGACTGGCtgggaggaaacagaggccccaATGGTAGAGGTGTGGGTTCCACCACATGCTGGCCCACTTCCGTTCTGGCTGGTCTTGGTTCTGGCCCATGTCCTCACCAGTGTGGCACCATGGGCGTCGATCCAGTCAAGGTCCTGGCCCGCTGCGATCATACAGTGGATGTCTGCAATCATCTGCTGCTCGGGAGCTGCCCGCATCTCGTTGATTTTCTCTTGAGTGatgcctgcagggggagggagattTGGTCAGCACCCCAGGCTTAGGCTtcaaagtggggaggggaggagaggcagataGGGAGGGCAAGGTTTCTGCGCCCCAGGGTCTGCCAGTCAAGGAGGTAGACAGACATGCCCATAGATCATTGTGTTCCAGGCTCAATGAACACAAACATGTGCTGGCCCATAAAATAAAGAACGCTCCTGCCTGGCACCCAGGAGGTACTGTAATGATATCGGTTACTAATATATATGCTGTCCTTCTACCTGGAAACCCTTACCATCCACATACCCACCTCCAACTGATCAAATGGCTGGCTCTGTCTTATTCTCTAGGTCCCGCCCAGATCACACACACCCCCAGAAGCCCTCCCCTGACCACCCTGTCTGACCAGGGTTTGTTAGTTTCTTTTCATCTCGTGCACAGTTGTGTTTGTAGCACCTGGCACAAGGCTCAATGAGTTTTTGTTATGGGAATGACTCAATTAATGACTacacaagggtgggcaaaagtacgtttacagttgttcgtatggaaagcAATACAGTaagccctggctcagtggatagagtgttggcctgcagactgaagggtctttggttcaattccagtcaagggcacatatccaggttgtgggttcaatcccagtagggggtgtgcagaaggcagctgatcaataattctcatcattgatgtttctatctctctatccctctcccttgctctctgaaatcaataaaaaaaattttttaagaaagtaatacaataataaataacataagaataaactctgtgtttcacatacaactgtgaacctacttttgcctacccacATATAACTTTCAAATGGAGAGTTGAATAAATTGAGGTGGAGGGACTCAGAAAGACATTTTAAAGCTTGAACCTCACGCTAAAATGTTTAAGTGCTACTGGCAGCTACGAATGGTATTTAGTGAGAGAGTGACATGCTCTATAAAAAGGTCCATTAGATTAAACATTCTTGGATAGAATTCAGGGGAGATCTATAAactggaaaggagaaaaatatacatgattatttttattaagctTTAAATGAAATAGAACATTTCCTTCCATTAGAACACAGGCAAAACCCACAGTAGAATGAGCGGTGCCTGTGACGTTCTCACCAATAGAAACTGTAGGTATTTGCGTGTCATGTTATCTGATTGTTTCATGAACCAATAAAGTTGGTagccaacacatttttaaatatgttggtagttttattttaatatagtagGTTTCCTTTATaatccgtgcaagagtaggccttccttccaccagctgccagcaggcatccgggacccgggcttccctcgtagccccagctttgtccggaaggacagaaggacgtccggtctaattagcatattatgcttttattattatagatgattctgATAACTGAATTTAAAGATATCATTCTGAGAAGGGGTCCATAGATTCACAAGATTGGCACAAACTGTTACGAGCCTCTACAGAAGATGAATGGTTAAAGCCTGGGTGCCAGGGAATGGACACAGCAAATCAGCGGTTATTGCTGGGATCAGGGAAGAAACACCCGGCAGGGCCTGGACAGGCCCGGGGCTGCAGCCCAGGGTCTGGTTTGAGATTCCTTCCTGGGGAGGAGCTTCGAGACTGCATGGGGACAGGGGCAGGTCTCTCTGGTTGCTACATTTGTTTCCTCTCTGAAGCTCATTTGTGACTGAGAACAGCCCACATCTTGTttacccagcccctggcagccagcatagtgcctggcaggCACCGGCGAATGTTCctgactttttattattttcccaagtgggaatatatctttattgtgaatgtttattgaattgtCACAGCTGACGAAGAGGAGACGAGGCCAGCTGAGGCCGCCCGCGTGTGGGGGTGACACAGAGGAGAACAATGCCTCCCTTCTGCACAGCATGTGTCCTCATCTTGTTAATCACACGGTAATAATAATAACGGGGACCCATCCCACTTCCTGGGCACTGAGCATGAGCAGGCAGGTACGCAGCTTGCTAACGTGTTCACCTGCGTTGGTTTAAGAGATGCTCGCTGCAACGCTACCCTGAGCCCACTTGATAGCATGTGTCACGCTCTTACCCTGGTACGCCATGCACGTCTCGATGACATCCAGCGTGGGCTCATCCTCGCAGAGATCATACGGCATATTCCCATCGGAGTTGACAGCGAGCAGGTCAGCCCCACTGCAGAGaaagggccaggctgagggccaggTAGGTGTGAGGGTTGGTCTGTCTGCCTCTGACCTCTGGCCTCACATCCACTACCCCGCTGTGCATCCAGCACCCACAATCCCACCAACGTGTACCCTAGCAAGGACAGTGACTCAGCATCCTGGGAACCCCAGATGCAAAGAGGCCAAAACCCTAGGAGAGTTGTCCCAACAGacctcccccagctgcctgctctgGTGAGCCAGACAAACACTATATAGTTCCACTTAGATGAGGTACCTAGGGTAGTCAAAACAATAGGAACAGAAAGTAGGATGGTGGTTACTGTTATTGTTAATGGGAAGATGAGttattcagtttgggaagatgagttctagaaatggatggtggtgatggttgcacaagaAGGTAAATGTACTTAGtgccactaaactgtacacttcaAAATAGTTACGATGATAAATTCTATGTCACATGTATTTTTACTGCAATAAAAtctaggggtggggagagaatgaagggagagagagataatgaAGAGGGACAGAGTGGAAAAGACAGAGTGAGAGCAAGAGTGAAGGAGAGACAGGCATCGAGAGGGGAAAAACAAAGGCACACGGAGGTGGAGAGAAAAATGGGAattgggagaagaggaggagagaggtaggaacaaagagaggaagaggcagagatgaAAACAGGattggggagaaagagaaagtggCAGGCACTGAGAGAcggaggaagaggcagagagagaaaaaaagagggagaaggaaagagatgggggtaaaaagaacttggaaaaaACCAAAGGCAGAGGGGAGGCTGTTCCCGGGGAAGAGAGGGGCACGTACTACTGAACGAGGATCTTCACCAGGTTGATGTGGCCACACGTGGCCGCGGCATGCAGGGGTGTCCACAGCTCGTTGTCCTTGGCGTTCACGTTCGCACCGTGGGAAAGGAGCAGCTTGACAATTTCCTCGAAGTTGTCGATGCAGCACTGGGAAGGGGACACAGGCAGGGTCAGCTCCcgggaggccccaggccccagtgcGGACACCCCCAGACCCCCTCAAGTGGCCACGAGAAGGACAGAGGAGTCAAACTGCCTGAGAGTGAATCCAGCTCCAGTATTATATGCTGTGTGGACTTGGGCAagccacttaacctttctgagcccgCTTCTTTGTAAGTTAATAACATataggataaaaatataaagataatattttttataaagtcaACTATAAAAAACTTTGAAAGGGTTGGTGGAATGAGACACATTTTTGAATGAGGCtttaaaaccttttctttttagccctagctggtttggttcagatagagtgtcggcttgcagactgaagggtcccaggttcgattctgatcaagggcacatgcccgggttgcaggctccatcctcagtagggggcatgcaggaggcagccaatcaatgattctctgtcatcattgatatttctgtctctctctctctctcactctctctcttcctctctgaaaccaataaaaaaatatatatttaaaaaaacttttctttttaattccagAAGCCTTTCTTTCAACGAAATTGAATGGAGAACACTAACTTAGATAACTAATAGATTCAAGCAGGGCtacagggggaggggaagaagctgGAGACTTTGGGGGTTCCCCTTCCCAGCAGTGGCCTCCAAGGGGTGGCCCTAGATCCATCATAGTTTGAAACTTCTGACTTAGGAATTTCTGACCCAGGAGCTCAATTTGTGGGGAAACCCCAAATAACCAACCCTCTCCCTGAAGAACCCAGCTCAGCTTAAaggctggagggcaggggaggtCCTGAGATAGTCCTTGCAAGGAGACAGCCATGTCTGTGCTCCTGCCTGTTCACACATGGGTCAGCATCAGAGAGAGGGAAGGTCAGGAGCCTGCAGGCCCTCACCTAGACTTAGGGGTCCAGCAGTCATTGGAGCCCCTAACTCCAGAGGCAGAGAGTGAAGGAGTCCAAGGGGACAGAGAGGCCTCAAGCCAGGGGATGGGCAGGAGAGGCGAGGACAGAGGAGGAAGACAGACTGCAGGAGAAGTCTGTGGGGGGCTGTGCTCAGCACTCCCCATCCAGGTAAGGGCGTGGCCTTCAGTGCAATGGGAGGCGTTGCAGGGGTATACTCAGAGGTAAAGCACAGCCGA from Eptesicus fuscus isolate TK198812 chromosome 12, DD_ASM_mEF_20220401, whole genome shotgun sequence includes:
- the PPP1R16B gene encoding protein phosphatase 1 regulatory inhibitor subunit 16B; this translates as MASHVDLLTELQLLEKVPTLERLRAAQKRRAQQLKKWAQYEQDLQHRKRKHERKRSAGGRRKKVTFEASVALLEASLRNDAEEVRYFLKNKVSPDLCNEDGLTALHQCCIDNFEEIVKLLLSHGANVNAKDNELWTPLHAAATCGHINLVKILVQYGADLLAVNSDGNMPYDLCEDEPTLDVIETCMAYQGITQEKINEMRAAPEQQMIADIHCMIAAGQDLDWIDAHGATLLHIAGANGYLRAAELLLDHGVRVDVKDWDGWEPLHAAAFWGQMQMAELLVSHGASLSARTSMDEMPIDLCEEEEFKVLLLELKHKHDVIMKSQLRHKSSLSRRTSSTGSRGKVVRRASLSDRTNLYRKEYEGEAILWQQRSAAEDQRTSAYNGDIRETRTDQENKDPNPRLEKPVLLSEFSTKIPRSEMDMPVENGLRAPVSTYQYALSNGDVWKVHEVPDYTMVYSSPSMADATPPWSGYKEQSPQTLLELKRHRAAAKLLSHPFLSTHLGSSMARTGESSSEGKAPLIGGRTSPYSSNGTSVYYTVTSGDPPS